A genome region from Acidimicrobiales bacterium includes the following:
- the glmM gene encoding phosphoglucosamine mutase has product MPLEFGTDGIRGLANDELTPELVLALGRAAARVLGGPFVVGRDTRRSGPMLQAAFAAGVASEGMAVVDLGVIPTPGVAFASAGWRAPGAVVSASHNPFPDNGVKLFAPGGRKLTDDEEATLEAEFARIAAGDPSARPTGAGVGALESDPAAVDAYAAHLVASLEGRTLEDLFVVLDCGHGAASVVAPAVVRETGARVEVLGDRPDGTNVNDGCGSTDLTALRKAVAEHGADAGLAFDGDADRVLAVDGTGEVVDGDHLIALCALDLRSRGRLDGGTVVVTVMTNLGFRLAMEEAGIAVHETPVGDRHVLEALDANGWSLGGEQSGHLIFRRLATTGDGILTGLQLLDLIARRRRPLADLAAEAMTRLPQVLRNVRLAVRRDAAAVNDAVAPAVAAESDRLGAHGRVLVRPSGTEPLVRVMVEAPTEAQADASAARLVAEVERLLGP; this is encoded by the coding sequence GTGCCGCTGGAGTTCGGCACCGACGGCATCCGTGGGCTGGCCAACGACGAGCTGACCCCCGAGCTGGTGCTCGCCCTGGGCCGGGCCGCGGCACGGGTGCTGGGCGGCCCCTTCGTGGTCGGCCGCGACACCCGGCGGTCGGGCCCCATGCTCCAGGCCGCCTTCGCCGCCGGGGTGGCGTCGGAGGGGATGGCCGTGGTCGACCTGGGCGTGATCCCCACGCCGGGCGTGGCCTTCGCCTCGGCCGGCTGGCGGGCGCCCGGCGCCGTCGTCTCGGCGTCGCACAACCCGTTCCCGGACAACGGGGTGAAGCTGTTCGCCCCCGGCGGGCGCAAGCTCACCGACGACGAGGAGGCGACGCTGGAGGCCGAGTTCGCCCGCATCGCCGCCGGCGACCCGTCGGCGCGGCCGACGGGGGCCGGGGTGGGGGCGTTGGAGAGCGACCCGGCGGCCGTGGACGCCTACGCCGCCCACCTCGTGGCGTCGCTGGAGGGGCGCACGCTGGAGGACCTGTTCGTGGTCCTCGACTGCGGCCACGGCGCCGCCTCCGTGGTGGCGCCGGCCGTGGTGCGGGAGACGGGCGCCCGGGTGGAGGTGCTGGGCGACCGCCCGGACGGCACCAACGTGAACGACGGCTGCGGGTCGACCGACCTCACCGCCCTGCGCAAGGCCGTGGCCGAGCACGGCGCCGACGCCGGCCTGGCCTTCGACGGCGACGCCGACCGGGTGCTGGCGGTGGACGGCACCGGCGAGGTCGTCGACGGCGACCACCTCATCGCCCTGTGCGCCCTCGACCTGCGCAGCCGGGGCCGGCTCGACGGCGGCACCGTCGTCGTCACCGTGATGACCAACCTCGGGTTCCGACTGGCCATGGAGGAGGCGGGCATCGCCGTCCACGAGACGCCCGTGGGCGACCGCCACGTGCTGGAGGCGCTGGACGCCAACGGCTGGTCGCTCGGGGGCGAGCAGTCGGGCCACCTGATCTTCCGGCGCCTGGCGACGACGGGCGACGGGATCCTCACCGGGCTCCAGCTCCTCGACCTGATCGCCCGCCGCCGCCGCCCCCTCGCCGACCTGGCGGCCGAGGCCATGACCCGGCTGCCCCAGGTGCTGCGCAACGTCCGCCTGGCGGTGCGCCGGGACGCGGCGGCGGTCAACGACGCGGTGGCGCCGGCGGTGGCGGCCGAGAGCGACCGCCTGGGCGCCCACGGCCGGGTGCTGGTGCGGCCCAGCGGCACCGAGCCCCTGGTCCGGGTGATGGTGGAGGCGCCCACCGAGGCGCAGGCCGACGCCTCCGCCGCCCGGCTGGTGGCGGAGGTGGAGCGGCTCCTCGGCCCGTAG
- the rplM gene encoding 50S ribosomal protein L13: MRTYSPKPSDIQRAWHVVDADGLVLGRLATEVARLLRGKHKPIFAPHLDTGDHVIVVNAAKIVLTSDKASTKQVHRHTGYPGGLRTRSVQDVLDTRPEEVVRRAVKGMLPKGPLGRSMIKKLKIHAGPTHPHSAQRPRPVEFASARRVAAGES; this comes from the coding sequence TTGCGTACGTACTCTCCGAAGCCCTCCGACATCCAGCGCGCCTGGCACGTCGTCGACGCCGACGGCCTGGTCCTCGGCCGCCTGGCCACCGAGGTGGCGCGCCTCCTGCGGGGCAAGCACAAGCCGATCTTCGCCCCCCACCTGGACACGGGCGACCACGTGATCGTGGTGAACGCGGCCAAGATCGTGTTGACGTCCGACAAGGCGTCCACCAAGCAGGTCCACCGCCACACCGGCTACCCCGGCGGCCTCCGCACCAGGAGCGTGCAGGACGTGCTCGACACCCGGCCGGAAGAGGTCGTCCGCCGGGCGGTCAAGGGGATGCTGCCCAAGGGCCCGCTCGGTCGCTCCATGATCAAGAAGCTGAAGATCCACGCCGGACCCACCCACCCGCACTCGGCCCAGCGGCCCCGGCCCGTCGAGTTCGCCTCGGCCCGCCGCGTCGCCGCCGGCGAGAGCTAG
- the rpsI gene encoding 30S ribosomal protein S9, giving the protein MPKPLVQSTGRRKRAVARVRVRPGTGTVIINKRPVDQYFPSAVQVTLATEPLRVTNTAEVYDVDATIDGGGTSGQAGALRLGLARALAELDPDQRTSLKKAGFLTRDAREKESKKYGLKKARKAPQYSKR; this is encoded by the coding sequence ATGCCGAAGCCGCTCGTCCAGTCCACCGGCCGTCGCAAGCGGGCGGTCGCCCGGGTCCGGGTCCGCCCCGGCACCGGCACCGTCATCATCAACAAGCGCCCGGTGGACCAGTACTTCCCGTCGGCCGTGCAGGTCACCCTGGCCACCGAGCCGCTGCGGGTCACCAACACCGCCGAGGTCTACGACGTGGACGCCACCATCGACGGCGGCGGCACGTCCGGCCAGGCCGGCGCCCTCCGCCTCGGGCTGGCCCGGGCGCTGGCCGAGCTGGACCCCGACCAGCGCACGTCGCTCAAGAAGGCCGGGTTCCTCACCCGCGACGCACGCGAGAAGGAGAGCAAGAAGTACGGGCTGAAGAAGGCCCGCAAGGCGCCGCAGTACTCCAAGCGGTAG